The Rhodocytophaga rosea genome has a segment encoding these proteins:
- a CDS encoding HlyD family secretion protein, with translation MKTILILITAAASFWACNRNNDQSDAYGNFEAVETIVSAQATGMLESFTVEEGKQLNSGETVGLVDTLQLALQKEQLLASLQAVSSRTPNVNTQVSFYENQIAVQQEQLNTLLREKKRTENLLAAESVPKKQLDDILSQISVLERQIALTQKQKTAQASALSTQKSGVQSEALPLQKQIERLNDQIQKSIIRNPVPGTVTIRFAEPGEVVSYGKPLYKVADLNKLVLRAYVSGDQLVNVKTGGKVKVLVDAPNDTFKEYAGTVQWVSSKSEFTPKVIQTKDERVNLVYAMKILVTNDGSLKIGMPAEVQFQAE, from the coding sequence ATGAAAACTATTTTAATCCTGATTACTGCGGCTGCAAGTTTCTGGGCATGCAACCGTAATAATGACCAGTCGGATGCCTATGGAAATTTTGAAGCGGTGGAAACCATCGTTTCTGCCCAGGCAACCGGCATGCTGGAATCTTTTACCGTGGAAGAAGGTAAACAACTCAACAGCGGCGAAACAGTTGGCTTAGTGGATACACTGCAGCTCGCTTTGCAAAAAGAGCAGCTTCTGGCAAGTCTGCAGGCGGTTTCCTCCCGTACACCTAATGTTAATACACAAGTATCTTTTTATGAAAATCAGATCGCCGTACAACAAGAGCAGCTCAATACTTTGTTACGGGAGAAAAAACGGACAGAAAACCTGCTGGCTGCTGAGTCAGTTCCGAAGAAACAGTTAGATGACATCCTCTCCCAGATCAGTGTACTGGAACGCCAAATTGCCCTGACACAAAAGCAAAAAACAGCGCAAGCCTCTGCCCTTTCCACTCAGAAATCAGGCGTACAATCGGAAGCTTTACCTCTGCAAAAACAGATTGAGCGGCTTAATGACCAGATCCAGAAATCAATTATTAGAAATCCTGTACCGGGAACCGTTACCATCCGTTTTGCAGAACCTGGAGAAGTCGTGAGTTATGGCAAGCCTTTATATAAAGTCGCTGATTTAAATAAGCTAGTATTACGTGCCTATGTAAGTGGTGACCAGCTGGTGAATGTAAAAACTGGTGGTAAAGTGAAAGTATTGGTGGATGCCCCTAATGACACCTTTAAAGAATATGCAGGCACGGTGCAATGGGTTTCCAGTAAATCTGAGTTCACACCCAAAGTGATCCAGACCAAAGATGAACGGGTAAATCTGGTATATGCCATGAAAATACTGGTAACTAATGATGGCAGCCTGAAAATCGGAATGCCGGCCGAAGTGCAATTCCAGGCTGAGTAA
- a CDS encoding TolC family protein — protein MKTLIVGIVCLISTILPAWSQDTLTLAQCYQAAAQHYPYVKQKGLLSQTGALSVLNLKVNRWLPQASINGQATWQSEVTRLPIELPGIQVPQLSKDQYKVTLDASYALYDGDANRLQQKLQKETTALEVQQVEVELQKLKEQVNLFFLNAQLAEENMKLLETLQKDLKNRIDKLSANVRYGTAAQTSADALQAEYLKTTQKLSELQISRKGLKEMLALLTGLPVEATTPLSLGTEEVSIAHVTTSNHPQVKVFTLQRSQVDIQNKLTGSSLQPRLSAFAQTGAGRPALNFLNNDFRSFFLGGVKLSWPISNGYNLRREQQIHSLRKQIIQTRQETFEKNLALQLRQQQSEVERYQAMLEQDKEIVALRTKIKQSAGTQLENGAIAARDYISELNQESEALLNQNLHRLQWQMAKLQYVTLSGN, from the coding sequence ATGAAAACGCTTATTGTAGGAATTGTTTGTTTGATATCAACAATACTCCCTGCCTGGTCACAGGATACGCTTACCCTTGCGCAATGTTATCAGGCAGCAGCACAACATTATCCTTATGTCAAACAGAAAGGACTGCTTTCTCAAACTGGTGCATTATCGGTACTGAACTTAAAAGTGAACCGCTGGCTTCCGCAAGCTTCTATAAACGGACAAGCTACCTGGCAATCGGAAGTAACCAGGCTCCCCATTGAATTGCCTGGAATACAAGTACCTCAGTTGAGCAAAGACCAGTACAAAGTTACCCTGGATGCCAGTTATGCCCTCTACGATGGTGATGCGAATCGCTTACAGCAAAAATTACAGAAAGAAACTACTGCCCTGGAAGTACAGCAGGTAGAAGTAGAATTACAAAAGCTGAAAGAGCAGGTAAATCTTTTTTTCCTGAACGCCCAGCTTGCTGAAGAGAATATGAAACTGCTGGAAACTTTGCAAAAAGACCTAAAAAACAGAATTGATAAACTCTCTGCCAATGTCAGATATGGGACTGCCGCCCAAACCTCAGCAGATGCCCTGCAAGCCGAATACCTGAAAACTACCCAGAAACTGAGTGAACTTCAGATTTCCAGGAAAGGATTGAAAGAAATGCTGGCTTTACTTACCGGACTACCGGTTGAAGCCACTACGCCTTTAAGTTTGGGCACAGAAGAAGTAAGCATCGCACATGTAACGACAAGTAATCATCCGCAGGTAAAGGTATTTACCCTGCAACGTTCACAAGTCGATATTCAGAATAAGCTTACTGGCAGCAGTCTGCAACCCCGGCTGAGCGCTTTTGCCCAGACTGGCGCAGGCCGTCCGGCACTCAATTTTCTCAACAACGATTTCCGGAGTTTTTTCCTGGGAGGTGTTAAGTTAAGCTGGCCTATTTCCAATGGCTATAATCTGCGAAGAGAGCAACAAATACATTCCCTGCGGAAACAAATCATCCAAACCCGTCAGGAGACATTTGAAAAGAATCTGGCGCTGCAACTCAGGCAGCAACAATCAGAAGTGGAACGCTATCAGGCCATGCTGGAGCAGGACAAAGAAATTGTAGCCTTACGGACCAAGATCAAACAAAGTGCAGGTACCCAGCTGGAAAATGGGGCTATTGCTGCCAGAGATTATATCAGCGAACTCAACCAGGAAAGTGAAGCTTTGTTGAATCAGAATCTGCATCGCCTCCAATGGCAAATGGCTAAGCTACAATATGTGACTCTGTCAGGAAATTAA
- a CDS encoding TetR/AcrR family transcriptional regulator: MMKEELDTQNRIKEAARRVFLRQGFDGAKIRQIAEEAGVNVALVNYYFRSKEQLFKSVYKETFGVLFGKIVMLLNEETPLEVKIWKIVDKYTDLIMENPLMPMFVLSENREDGNTLFKDLNVREVIRNSYFTKQLQEEIQKGNIREVAPLHIIFSILGNVVFPFLARPAISYMGDLNEEGFRKFMEERKKIIPEMIMAYLKVK, from the coding sequence ATGATGAAAGAAGAACTAGATACGCAGAACCGGATCAAAGAGGCAGCAAGGCGGGTATTTTTGAGACAGGGATTTGATGGGGCTAAAATCCGCCAGATCGCGGAAGAAGCCGGAGTGAATGTTGCCTTGGTAAATTATTATTTCCGGAGCAAAGAGCAACTATTCAAAAGTGTTTACAAAGAAACTTTTGGTGTATTGTTTGGAAAGATTGTGATGTTATTGAATGAAGAAACGCCCCTGGAAGTAAAAATCTGGAAAATAGTGGATAAATATACCGATCTGATTATGGAAAATCCGCTAATGCCGATGTTTGTACTGTCAGAAAACAGAGAAGATGGAAATACACTTTTTAAAGATTTAAATGTACGGGAAGTGATCCGTAACTCCTATTTTACCAAACAGTTGCAGGAAGAAATACAAAAAGGGAATATCCGGGAGGTAGCCCCACTGCATATTATTTTTTCAATTTTAGGTAATGTCGTGTTTCCTTTTCTGGCTCGTCCGGCTATTTCGTATATGGGTGACCTGAATGAGGAAGGGTTCAGAAAATTTATGGAGGAGCGGAAAAAAATTATTCCGGAAATGATTATGGCTTATTTAAAGGTAAAGTAA
- a CDS encoding SdiA-regulated domain-containing protein, producing MNRSFPANLFLIGICLFTACSGKRPDAAAAGKAISYDLNSPDDKMFLPYEIEEISGLSYLSEDKLLAIQDEQAIIYTIDMKEEKIASEQKFGKNGDYEGVEVVGEFIFAVRSDGTIYKTSIQATDESATEVFDTPLSHKNDVEGLAYDVANNRLLLACKGISGIKNDIPGSRAIYAFNLSDNTLAEEPVFLLKIDQVNAALGNSDTKDHFRPSGIAVHPVTGQIYIIASVGKVLIVLNKNGSIDTVTQLASAEFKQPEGICFSPNGDMFISNEGKGGRSTILRFNYAKNE from the coding sequence ATGAACCGAAGTTTTCCTGCAAACTTATTTTTGATAGGGATTTGTTTATTTACGGCTTGTTCCGGTAAAAGACCGGATGCAGCTGCGGCCGGAAAAGCAATTTCCTATGATTTAAATTCCCCCGATGATAAAATGTTTTTGCCCTATGAAATTGAAGAAATTTCCGGCTTATCTTATCTGAGTGAAGACAAACTGCTTGCTATTCAGGACGAACAAGCAATCATCTATACCATAGATATGAAAGAAGAAAAGATTGCTAGTGAACAGAAGTTTGGTAAAAATGGCGATTATGAAGGAGTGGAGGTAGTCGGTGAGTTTATATTTGCCGTCAGAAGCGATGGAACTATTTACAAAACGTCTATACAAGCAACCGATGAATCTGCTACTGAAGTATTTGATACACCATTATCTCACAAAAATGATGTGGAAGGTTTAGCCTACGATGTAGCTAACAATCGATTACTTCTGGCTTGTAAAGGCATTTCCGGGATTAAAAATGATATTCCTGGTAGCAGGGCCATCTATGCTTTTAATCTGTCAGATAATACCCTGGCTGAAGAACCAGTTTTTTTGTTAAAAATCGATCAAGTCAATGCAGCGCTTGGCAATAGTGATACGAAAGACCATTTCCGGCCCTCTGGTATTGCCGTTCACCCGGTTACCGGGCAGATATACATCATTGCTTCGGTGGGAAAAGTATTGATTGTATTGAACAAAAATGGTAGTATTGACACCGTAACTCAGCTGGCATCAGCCGAATTTAAACAGCCGGAAGGTATTTGTTTTTCTCCCAATGGTGATATGTTTATTTCCAACGAAGGCAAAGGAGGCCGGTCTACTATTCTCAGATTTAATTATGCAAAGAATGAATAG
- a CDS encoding BamA/TamA family outer membrane protein, translated as MPFAVAAFQNQPGDSTLTYSVFLIGDVGAPRIDKQEPTLSALQTQLQADNGNSTLIFLGDNIYPKGLPDSLHKDRSEAQRYLEEQLKITDGYNGKVIFVPGNHDWARSGRQGWQRVQGQEKFVETYLKRGNTYLPDDGCPGPVEIPLSDELVLVVIDTQWFLHPWDKPGEESDCENKTADQILVQLDDILKRNAHRKVLVTSHHPMYTYGSHGGRYTIKQHLFPLTDLKENLWIPLPIIGSIYPLYRTLLGDPQDTPNPKFRLMRKALTGLFKQHPNLIQAAGHEHSLQYITRDSLHYIVSGAGCKRSHVANGKHAQFVDTGEGFGRLNYYSNGAVWLEFYKPDENMLTGKLVYRQRLMMQPFQPQPSAEEAFQNMNLPDSIKAQASEQYKAGPFKTWILGANYRDVWEQPIQVPVFDIGAEKGGLTILQRGGGMQTKSLRLENKEGKQFTLRSIEKFAEGAIPSALKNTFAVDLVQDQISASHPYASLVVPTLADAAKVYHTNPKVVFIPNDPRLGQYQPAFANTLALFEERPAGDGSDNTSLGGSKKLYSTDKMLEKLHGDNDNAVDQIAVLRARLFDLFLADWDRHDDQWRWASFEGKNGLVFQPIPRDRDQVFFVNQGVLPRIASRKWVMPKLQGFDYRVRDVNTFMNNARYFDRSFLTEPSQQQWVAMADSLKGELTDEVIASALANWPKEIFRLTASEVEAKLKSRRDKLAQYAREYYLFLAREVDIPGSNKQEHFEVTRLDDAHTRVTVHKISKSGDREQKIYERTFNTGETREIRLYGLDGDDVFHLSGNVNKGILVRIIGGKGTDQIIDDSRVKGMSRKTKVYDTATGNKLILNSESANLTSNAADVNTYYRKAFKYNFFGPLASIEFNIDDGLFLGGGVMARTQGFRKEPYATQHTFTANYAFATASYHFRYRADITDVIGKLDLSLDVDLKQPNYVNNFFGLGNETTYTLPEDGITYYRVRFWQWIIKPQLRKKLNENANIYFGPTFQNIQVERTKGRFIDDTALNGLDGNSIFEEKYYAGVNAGIQVDKRDSKMLPTTGFVFGLEGEANKGFGKVSSNFGYISSALSLYWTFRLPARVTLATRFGGGVSLGKYEFFQAQLLGGNTNLRGFRKTRFAGESALYQNTELRIKLFSFRSYLFPAQVGIIGFNDVGRVWQDGEKSSIWHHGYGGGVYLAPLNQLVISFMYGFSKEDNLPLIRAGFLF; from the coding sequence ATGCCATTTGCTGTTGCTGCTTTCCAGAATCAGCCAGGCGATAGTACGCTTACGTATTCTGTGTTTCTGATCGGAGATGTAGGTGCCCCCAGAATTGACAAGCAGGAACCAACGCTGAGTGCTTTACAAACTCAGTTGCAAGCTGATAATGGGAATAGTACACTCATTTTTCTGGGTGATAATATTTACCCAAAAGGCTTACCTGATTCCCTGCATAAAGACCGTTCAGAAGCACAACGATACCTGGAAGAACAGCTAAAAATTACGGATGGCTATAATGGTAAAGTCATATTTGTTCCAGGCAACCATGATTGGGCCAGAAGCGGCAGGCAGGGATGGCAACGGGTGCAAGGACAGGAAAAATTTGTAGAAACCTACCTGAAACGGGGCAATACCTATTTGCCCGATGATGGCTGTCCTGGCCCGGTTGAAATTCCGCTGAGTGACGAACTGGTACTGGTGGTAATAGATACCCAGTGGTTTTTGCATCCCTGGGACAAACCAGGGGAAGAATCAGATTGTGAAAACAAAACAGCCGACCAGATCCTGGTACAATTAGATGATATTTTGAAGCGGAATGCTCACCGGAAAGTATTGGTTACTTCGCATCATCCTATGTATACCTATGGCTCACATGGCGGACGGTATACCATCAAACAACACCTGTTTCCCCTTACTGATCTAAAGGAAAATCTCTGGATTCCGCTTCCTATTATCGGCTCCATTTATCCATTGTACCGTACCTTGCTGGGCGATCCGCAGGATACCCCCAATCCCAAGTTCAGACTGATGCGAAAAGCCCTAACCGGCCTTTTTAAGCAACATCCCAACCTAATTCAGGCTGCCGGGCATGAACACTCGCTTCAATATATTACCAGAGATAGCCTTCATTATATTGTGAGTGGGGCCGGCTGTAAACGTAGTCATGTGGCCAATGGTAAGCATGCACAATTTGTAGATACAGGAGAAGGTTTCGGCAGATTGAATTATTACAGCAATGGAGCGGTCTGGCTCGAATTTTATAAACCGGATGAGAATATGCTAACCGGCAAACTGGTGTACAGGCAAAGACTGATGATGCAGCCTTTTCAACCCCAACCCAGTGCGGAAGAGGCTTTCCAGAATATGAACCTTCCGGATTCTATTAAGGCGCAAGCCAGTGAGCAATACAAAGCCGGTCCGTTCAAAACATGGATACTGGGGGCAAATTATCGGGATGTTTGGGAGCAGCCGATACAAGTGCCGGTATTTGATATTGGCGCAGAAAAAGGCGGCTTAACCATCTTGCAAAGGGGAGGAGGGATGCAAACCAAATCCCTGAGGCTGGAAAACAAAGAAGGCAAACAGTTTACCCTTCGTTCGATTGAAAAATTTGCTGAAGGTGCTATTCCTTCTGCGCTTAAAAATACATTTGCCGTAGACCTGGTACAAGACCAGATTTCCGCCTCTCACCCCTATGCCTCGTTAGTCGTACCGACTTTAGCAGATGCGGCAAAAGTGTATCATACCAATCCAAAGGTAGTTTTTATTCCGAATGATCCGAGGCTGGGCCAATACCAGCCGGCATTTGCCAATACTCTGGCTTTATTTGAAGAACGTCCGGCAGGTGATGGCTCCGATAATACAAGTCTGGGAGGCTCCAAAAAATTGTACAGTACCGACAAAATGCTGGAAAAACTGCATGGGGATAATGACAACGCCGTAGATCAGATTGCTGTGTTAAGAGCCCGTTTGTTTGATCTGTTTCTGGCAGATTGGGACCGCCATGACGACCAGTGGCGGTGGGCCAGCTTTGAAGGAAAAAATGGCTTAGTATTTCAACCTATTCCACGCGACCGGGACCAGGTTTTCTTTGTAAATCAGGGCGTATTGCCCCGTATTGCCAGCCGGAAGTGGGTGATGCCTAAGTTACAGGGTTTTGATTACCGGGTGCGGGATGTGAATACGTTTATGAATAATGCCCGGTATTTCGACCGTTCTTTCCTCACCGAACCTTCCCAGCAGCAATGGGTGGCAATGGCAGATTCCCTGAAAGGGGAACTGACCGATGAAGTAATTGCAAGCGCCCTGGCAAACTGGCCTAAAGAAATTTTTAGATTAACAGCTTCAGAAGTAGAGGCAAAACTGAAATCCAGGCGGGATAAGCTGGCACAATATGCCAGGGAATATTATTTGTTTTTAGCCAGAGAAGTAGATATTCCAGGCAGCAATAAGCAGGAGCATTTTGAAGTAACCCGGCTGGATGATGCGCATACCAGGGTAACCGTTCATAAAATCAGTAAATCAGGCGACCGCGAACAGAAAATATATGAGCGCACCTTCAATACGGGAGAAACCAGGGAAATCCGTTTATACGGCCTGGATGGTGATGATGTATTTCACCTTAGTGGAAATGTAAATAAAGGTATCTTAGTCCGTATCATTGGTGGGAAGGGAACAGATCAGATTATAGATGATTCCAGGGTAAAAGGCATGAGCCGGAAAACAAAAGTATACGATACGGCTACCGGGAATAAATTAATACTAAACAGTGAAAGTGCCAATCTTACCTCAAACGCAGCAGATGTAAATACCTATTACCGGAAAGCGTTTAAATACAATTTTTTTGGCCCTCTGGCCTCCATTGAGTTTAATATTGATGATGGGCTTTTTCTGGGGGGAGGGGTGATGGCCAGGACGCAGGGTTTCCGCAAAGAACCTTATGCAACCCAACATACGTTTACGGCGAACTATGCCTTTGCTACGGCTTCCTATCATTTCCGCTACCGGGCCGACATTACAGATGTGATCGGTAAACTGGATCTAAGCCTTGATGTTGACTTGAAACAACCCAATTATGTAAACAATTTCTTCGGTTTAGGCAACGAAACCACTTATACCTTGCCTGAAGATGGCATCACCTATTACCGGGTACGCTTTTGGCAGTGGATCATTAAACCACAGCTTAGAAAAAAACTAAACGAAAACGCAAACATTTATTTCGGACCTACTTTCCAGAATATTCAAGTGGAACGTACCAAAGGCAGGTTTATAGATGATACTGCCTTAAATGGACTGGACGGAAACAGCATTTTTGAAGAGAAATATTATGCAGGCGTAAATGCAGGCATCCAGGTAGATAAACGGGATAGTAAAATGCTGCCTACTACCGGCTTTGTATTCGGACTGGAAGGGGAGGCAAATAAAGGATTTGGTAAAGTCTCTTCTAATTTCGGGTATATTTCATCTGCGCTCTCCCTCTACTGGACATTTCGCTTGCCAGCCAGGGTTACCTTAGCTACCAGGTTTGGTGGAGGCGTAAGTCTGGGTAAGTATGAATTCTTCCAGGCACAACTACTGGGCGGGAATACCAACCTGCGCGGCTTCCGCAAAACCAGGTTTGCCGGTGAATCAGCCTTATACCAGAATACAGAGTTGCGTATCAAATTATTCAGCTTCCGGTCCTATCTGTTCCCGGCACAAGTAGGTATTATCGGTTTTAATGATGTAGGCAGGGTATGGCAGGATGGTGAAAAATCAAGTATCTGGCATCATGGATATGGAGGAGGCGTGTATCTGGCTCCTTTAAACCAACTGGTGATTTCCTTTATGTATGGCTTTTCCAAAGAAGATAACCTGCCTTTGATCCGGGCAGGTTTCCTATTTTAA
- a CDS encoding TonB-dependent receptor plug domain-containing protein, which yields MKKEKKVWAAWQAVLCVCTLSAGISSPSIAQQDTTTIQLDEVVITATKFAKASSETGKVLTIVTRELLDQSGGKDLAQVLNAQAGIIVNGANSNPGKDKSVYLRGAASEYTLILLDGVPVSDPSGISGSFDLRLLPIDVIERIEILKGSQSTLYGSDAVAGVINIITKKGADKPIGGFGQLSGGSYQTGKVQAGINGKLKKFDYTAGYTYLRTDGISEAKDSTGSADFDKDGFSQHALNVNVGVQATEKLLIRPFLRYTEFDGKYDGGAFTDDTEATYKAKLLNTGLSAEYQLAKGGITFQYALDRTNRNYDNAFGGSAFEGIFNHGELFGNYSIAKNLQVLAGISYQHFNMMDTTATLDNPEVNLVSPYASLFVNNLKGFSLEVGGRYNKHSQYGSNYTYSINPSFLVQKKVKLFVNYSTGFKAPTLYQLYGQYGHNENLKPERSRNLEGGIQTFLLDNTLNIRVVLFDRDIKDAILYTYNPGYINLNRQQDQGIEIEPTFQLNNKLTLRAYYTYVTGKVTTKAGEQDTTYFNLIRRPKHNVGAHIGYQITPSLFISTDFKTFGKRTDLFFDPANNYESKEVNMDAYALWDVYVSYSFFKKKLLAFAQVNNLLNSDYMEAYGFATQGTNVQAGIRVNL from the coding sequence ATGAAAAAGGAGAAAAAAGTCTGGGCAGCCTGGCAGGCCGTATTATGTGTATGCACGCTAAGTGCTGGCATATCCTCGCCATCCATTGCCCAGCAAGACACCACCACCATCCAGCTGGATGAAGTCGTAATTACTGCAACCAAGTTTGCGAAGGCCAGTAGCGAAACCGGCAAAGTACTCACCATTGTCACCAGGGAACTGCTGGACCAGAGTGGTGGCAAAGACCTGGCACAGGTTCTCAATGCCCAGGCAGGTATTATAGTGAATGGAGCCAATAGCAATCCTGGAAAAGACAAATCAGTATACCTTCGGGGTGCCGCCAGTGAATACACCCTGATCCTGCTCGATGGCGTTCCAGTTTCTGATCCTTCCGGCATTTCTGGTTCTTTCGATCTCCGGCTGCTGCCCATTGATGTGATCGAGCGGATTGAAATTCTGAAAGGCAGCCAGTCTACTTTATATGGCAGCGATGCTGTAGCTGGGGTGATCAATATTATTACTAAAAAAGGAGCTGATAAACCCATTGGAGGTTTCGGTCAGCTCAGTGGAGGCAGCTACCAGACTGGTAAAGTACAGGCTGGCATCAATGGCAAGCTCAAAAAGTTTGATTATACAGCTGGTTATACCTATCTCCGCACTGATGGCATCAGTGAAGCAAAAGACAGCACCGGCTCTGCTGATTTTGATAAAGACGGATTCTCTCAGCATGCACTTAATGTAAATGTGGGTGTTCAGGCCACAGAAAAACTACTGATTCGCCCGTTTCTGCGCTATACGGAATTTGATGGTAAATACGATGGGGGTGCCTTTACAGATGATACAGAAGCGACTTATAAGGCTAAGCTTTTAAATACCGGTTTATCTGCGGAGTACCAGCTTGCCAAAGGGGGTATTACTTTTCAGTATGCGTTAGATCGAACCAACCGGAATTACGACAATGCATTTGGTGGAAGCGCTTTTGAAGGTATATTTAACCATGGGGAACTCTTTGGAAACTATTCGATTGCCAAAAACCTGCAAGTACTGGCAGGCATCAGTTACCAGCACTTCAACATGATGGATACTACGGCAACACTCGATAATCCGGAGGTAAATTTAGTCAGCCCCTATGCGTCGCTGTTTGTAAATAATTTGAAAGGTTTTTCTCTGGAAGTAGGAGGCCGTTATAATAAACATTCCCAGTATGGCAGTAATTATACCTACAGCATCAACCCATCTTTCCTGGTGCAGAAAAAAGTAAAGCTTTTTGTGAATTATTCTACGGGATTTAAAGCACCTACTTTATACCAGTTATACGGACAGTATGGACATAACGAAAACCTGAAACCGGAACGGAGCCGGAATCTGGAAGGAGGTATTCAAACTTTTCTGCTGGATAATACACTTAATATAAGGGTGGTTTTATTTGACCGGGATATAAAAGACGCTATTCTATATACGTATAATCCTGGCTACATTAACCTCAACCGGCAGCAAGATCAGGGCATTGAAATAGAACCTACCTTTCAGCTAAACAATAAATTAACCCTGCGTGCTTATTATACCTATGTGACCGGCAAAGTTACCACTAAAGCTGGCGAACAGGATACAACGTATTTCAACCTTATCCGCCGCCCAAAACATAACGTTGGTGCTCACATTGGTTATCAGATCACTCCATCCTTGTTCATCAGTACTGACTTCAAAACTTTTGGCAAACGTACCGATTTGTTCTTTGATCCGGCCAATAATTACGAGTCAAAAGAAGTAAATATGGATGCCTATGCCTTGTGGGATGTGTATGTGTCGTATAGTTTCTTCAAGAAAAAGCTGCTTGCCTTTGCACAGGTAAATAACCTGCTCAACAGTGATTATATGGAAGCGTATGGTTTTGCAACCCAGGGTACTAATGTGCAGGCCGGTATTAGAGTTAATCTTTAG
- a CDS encoding DUF6580 family putative transport protein: MNKIQPRTIVLGLFIILAALYRLLLADNAQLPFSNFTPIGAMALFGGCYFYNKGKAFAFPLLSLWIGDIFLNRYWYFDEWVIFYDGFAWVYASFLGMVLIGRFIKKVSVISVVLSAVSAALLHWLVSDLGVLLSGGTDVTTGLPYTRDLEGLLKCYYLAIPYMQNMLVGNLVYCALFFGVFELLQKRYPALKLQVVS, translated from the coding sequence ATGAATAAAATTCAACCAAGGACAATTGTATTGGGTCTGTTTATCATACTTGCTGCTTTGTACCGTTTGCTGTTGGCAGATAATGCACAGTTGCCTTTTTCTAATTTTACGCCCATTGGTGCCATGGCCTTGTTTGGCGGCTGCTATTTTTACAATAAGGGCAAAGCATTTGCTTTTCCCTTGCTTTCATTGTGGATAGGCGATATTTTCCTCAACCGCTACTGGTATTTTGATGAGTGGGTAATTTTTTACGATGGCTTTGCCTGGGTGTATGCCAGCTTTTTAGGCATGGTGCTGATCGGCCGGTTTATCAAAAAAGTAAGCGTAATAAGTGTCGTACTTTCTGCCGTTTCTGCCGCCTTACTGCACTGGCTGGTTTCAGATTTAGGCGTATTGCTTTCAGGTGGTACGGATGTTACGACTGGATTACCTTATACCAGAGATTTGGAAGGTTTACTCAAGTGTTACTATCTGGCTATTCCATACATGCAAAACATGTTGGTTGGTAATCTGGTGTACTGTGCCTTGTTCTTTGGTGTTTTTGAACTCTTACAAAAACGCTATCCGGCACTGAAGTTACAAGTAGTTTCATGA
- a CDS encoding Dph6-related ATP pyrophosphatase has translation MKKFVSSWSGGKDSCYACMLAIAQGMQPVALLNMMNENGQVSRSHAIPKPVLERQAAAMQLPLITSPASWSNYEAIFIQSLEQIIKQHGINTAVFGDIDLQAHRDWEEMVCSKTGIEAVLPLWQRNRKELVLEMIAHPIKAYIVSCNETMGEHFLGREINETLVSELEAIGVDACGENGEYHTLMVNCPLFTAEIPIRFGERMHHGNYWFIEME, from the coding sequence ATGAAGAAATTTGTAAGCAGCTGGAGTGGAGGTAAGGATAGCTGTTATGCCTGTATGCTGGCGATTGCACAAGGAATGCAGCCAGTGGCATTGCTCAATATGATGAATGAAAACGGACAGGTGAGCCGGAGCCATGCGATTCCTAAACCTGTTCTGGAAAGGCAGGCGGCTGCCATGCAATTGCCACTCATTACCTCCCCAGCCAGCTGGAGCAATTACGAAGCTATATTTATTCAGAGCTTAGAACAAATTATTAAACAACACGGGATCAATACAGCTGTATTTGGTGATATCGATCTGCAGGCTCACCGGGATTGGGAAGAAATGGTTTGTAGCAAAACAGGCATAGAAGCAGTGCTTCCACTCTGGCAGCGCAACCGCAAAGAACTGGTATTGGAAATGATAGCCCATCCCATCAAAGCCTATATTGTTTCCTGCAACGAAACGATGGGTGAACATTTTCTGGGTAGAGAAATTAATGAAACGCTTGTAAGTGAACTGGAAGCGATCGGAGTAGATGCTTGCGGAGAAAATGGCGAATATCATACCCTGATGGTGAATTGTCCTTTGTTTACGGCCGAAATTCCAATCCGTTTCGGAGAGAGAATGCATCATGGGAATTACTGGTTTATAGAAATGGAATGA